The genomic window CGAGCTGGCCGATGAGCGTCACCTTTTGACCGGCGGGAATTTCTGCGGTCACTTCCCAGCGCCGCTCGACGTAGAGCGTGTCCTGAATCAACTGCTGGAAGCCGCCGGTGAGATGCAGCGGCCAGCCCGCCACCCACGGCTCGCGATAACGCAGTGCGAGTTCCTGCGTCGCGCGGCTGCGTTTCTCCCAGCGCGCGTTGACCAGCCGGCCGGTGCCCAGCAGGTTGCCGAATTTCAGATCGATCAAACCGGTGAGGAAGCCCCTTTCCCCGCCGCTCCCGGGAGTGTAGCCCGCCACGCCATTCAGGAAATTGCTGTTGCCCTCGGTGACGGTGAGATCGAGCAGATAGCGGCCGGCACTGGTGCGGCGCAATTGCGGCGGCGCCACCGCCTGCAGAAAACCCAGCCGCATGAGCCGCTCGGGAATGCTTGCGACCTCAGCGAGATTGAATTTATCTCCCGGCCTGATTGGCAGCTCGCGCAGCAGCACATTGGTTTTGGTGATGTTGTTGCCGCGAATCAAAATCGAATCGAGCCGCACCACCGGACCGGGATCGAGTTGGAGATGCAACAACGCCAGGCGGGAATCCCTCTTCGTAGCTTCGCCCGGCACCGTCACCGAATCCAATGTGAATGAAGCCAGCGGATGGCCCTCGCGCGCCAGGCCGGTGAGAACATTGTTGAGGCGCGCCAGCCAGGCGGTTTCATCATGTACGCCGTGCAGCTCGCGCTGCCAGGATTCGATTGAAGTACTGCTGTCACGCAAATGGATTTGCGCGGCAAGCTCGAAGCGTGGACCGGCATTCAGATACAAGCGAATCTCAGCGGTTTTGCTTTTGCGCGCTGGGGTGCGAACGACGCTATCGACCCGGGCGAAATAGAAACGATTTTGTCGGAGACTTTCCAGGGCCTGCCGGGCTGCGGCT from candidate division KSB1 bacterium includes these protein-coding regions:
- a CDS encoding BamA/TamA family outer membrane protein codes for the protein MRDSSTSIESWQRELHGVHDETAWLARLNNVLTGLAREGHPLASFTLDSVTVPGEATKRDSRLALLHLQLDPGPVVRLDSILIRGNNITKTNVLLRELPIRPGDKFNLAEVASIPERLMRLGFLQAVAPPQLRRTSAGRYLLDLTVTEGNSNFLNGVAGYTPGSGGERGFLTGLIDLKFGNLLGTGRLVNARWEKRSRATQELALRYREPWVAGWPLHLTGGFQQLIQDTLYVERRWEVTAEIPAGQKVTLIGQLVRATVSPDSLAAVQFGLPESRVTGAAVGLRYDSRDDLRNPRSGVYYATSLETGRKRVARNADRQTFSRKKLFIDFEWLLPVRGPQVLSLSLRGRDVTSGEPFLAITDQVRFGGATSLRGYREEQFRGSRVAWSNLEYRYLLSRQSRAFVFLDLGYYFREEPQAGTVPQARAKVEAVKRAWGLGARVDTPLGIVGLDYGLGEGDALLNGKVHVSLVNSF